In a single window of the Botrytis cinerea B05.10 chromosome 12, complete sequence genome:
- the Bcgef1 gene encoding Bcgef1: MNSRSSSFSVPSARLHQRPSFSHRLSFAVSSAEQGEATNVPNVAERQIDEEIEEIKRYEDFTTIDWVQDAAKEQIRRKVRKRETAGFFERGGHAGWRYKLWESYDAAQAWIVVTIIGAAIGLNAAFLNIITEWLSDIKLGYCKTGFYLNESFCCWGEDTGCDDWHRWSSFPPVNYVIYTLFATIFALTSASLVRSFAPYAAGSGISEIKCIIAGFVMKGFLGFWTLIIKSIALPLAIASGLSVGKEGPSVHYAVCTGNVISRLFEKYKRNASKTREILSACAAAGVAVAFGSPIGGVLFSLEEMSSYFPLKTMWRSYFCALVATAVLAAMNPFRTGQLVMFQVHYDREWHFFEVIFYIVLGIFGGLYGAFMIKWNLRAQAFRKKYLTKYAILEATLLATGTALICYPNMFLRIDMTESMEILFLECEGAEDYNGLCDKENRWRMVFSLTLATIIRMFLVIISYGCKVPAGIFVPSMAIGASFGRTIGILVQAIHEAYPASVFFAACQPDVPCITPGTYAFLGAAAALSGIMHITVSVVVIMFELTGATTYILPTMIVVGVTKAVSEFFGKGGIADRMIWFNGFPFLDNKEEHTFGVPVSQVMTGDVVILPTTGYTMRHLEKLLLEDRYQGFPIVEDRVSKILVGYIGRTELRYAIDRVKRDRTISPSAKCYFSPPSNNSTLDPMTPTTPAASTTFEGMASSSVDFSRFIDSTPVTVHPRLPLETVMELFQKIGPRVILIEYHGKLEGLVTVKDVLKYQFKVEANEGFREERGPVLSNNEERLWGVMRSVGTWVGNKVHSASGGRIRLASGETGGRRGSPRFPQDHGNEHVVEGAEDEFDDGVELEDR, from the exons ATGAACTCAcgatcatcttctttttctgtgCCATCAGCGCGCCTACATCAGCGTCCTTCCTTCTCCCATCGTCTATCCTTTGCCGTCTCAAGTGCTGAACAAGGCGAGGCTACCAATGTGCCCAACGTCGCAGAACGTCAGATAGATGAggaaattgaggaaatcAAACGTTATGAG GATTTCACAACTATAG ATTGGGTTCAAGACGCGGCAAAAGAACAAATACGCAGGAAAGTTCGAAAGAGGGAAACTGCGGGATTCTTTGAAAGAGGTGGACATGCGGGCTGGAGATATAAGTTATGGGAATCTTATGATGCAGCGCAAGCTTGGATTGTGGTTACTATTATAG GAGCTGCAATTGGTCTTAATGCCGCattcttgaatataattaCGGAATGGCTTTCGGATATCAAGTTGGGATATTGCAAGACTGGATTCTACCTTAATGAGAGCTTTTGTTGCTGGGGAGAAGACACAG GATGTGATGATTGGCATAGATGGAGTTCTTTCCCACCAGTTAATTATGTGATATACACTTTATTTGCT ACGATATTCGCATTGACTTCAGCAAGCCTCGTAAGATCATTTGCTCCTTATGCAGCTGGATCTGGAATTTCTGAGATAAAATGTATCATTGCTGGATTTGTCATGAAAGGATTTCTTGGATTCTGGACTTTGATCATTAAATCAATTGCACTCCCTCTAGCAATTGCATCTGGCTTATCAGTAGGTAAAGAAGGACCAAGTGTTCATTATGCAGTATGTACCGGCAATGTCATCTCCAGACTTTTCGAAAAATATAAACGAAATGCCTCCAAAACTCGAGAAATTTTAAGTGCCTGTGCAGCAGCTGGTGTTGCTGTGGCATTTGGTAGCCCAATAGGAGGTGTGTTGTTTTCCCTCGAAGAGATGTCCTCATACTTTCCCCTGAAGACTATGTGGCGAAGTTATTTCTGCGCATTGGTTGCAACAGCTGTTCTTGCGGCAATGAACCCATTCCGAACAGGTCAACTTGTCATGTTTCAAGTTCATTATGATCGTGAATGGCATTTCTTTGAGGTAATTTTCTACATCGTATTAGGTATATTTGGTGGACTTTATGGAGCATTTATGATCAAGTGGAATTTGAGAGCACAAGCATTTCGAAAGAAATATCTCACCAAATATGCGATTCTCGAAGCGACTTTACTTGCGACTGGAACTGCACTGATTTGCTATCCAAACATGTTTTTACGAATCGACATGACCGAAAGTATGGAGATTCTGTTCTTGGAATGTGAAGGCGCGGAGGATTACAATGGTCTATGTGATAAAGAGAACCGATGGAGAATGGTCTTCTCATTAACTTTAGCAACAATCATTCGAATGTTCCTCGTGATCATCTCATATGGATGTAAAGTTCCAGCTGGTATTTTCGTCCCATCCATGGCAATTGGAGCATCCTTTGGTCGTACTATCGGTATTCTCGTCCAGGCGATTCATGAAGCATATCCCGCCTCCGTATTTTTCGCTGCCTGTCAACCCGATGTGCCCTGTATCACACCAGGAACATATGCATTCCTTGGCGCAGCTGCTGCTCTGAGTGGAATCATGCATATTACTGTCTCCGTCGTCGTTATTATGTTTGAGCTTACGGGTGCTACAACCTATATTCTTCCAACTATGATTGTTGTCGGTGTAACGAAAGCTGTCTCTGAATTCTTTGGAAAGGGTGGTATAGCGGATCGCATGATTTGGTTCAATGGGTTTCCTTTCCTCGATAATAAAGAGGAGCATACTTTTGGTGTGCCAGTGTCTCAAGTCATGACAGGCGATGTGGTCATCTTACCGACAACTGGCTACACAATGAGGCACTTGGAAAAGTTGCTTCTCGAAGATCGATATCAAGGATTTCCGATCGTCGAAGACCGtgtttcaaagattttggtCGGATATATTGGTCGGACAGAATTGAGATATGCAATCGATCGTGTTAAACGAGACAGAACTATCTCACCTTCGGCAAAATGCTATTTTTCGCCTCCGAGCAATAATTCAACCCTTGATCCCATGACTCCCACTACACCAGCAGCCTCTACAACATTCGAAGGCATGGCATCATCATCGGTCGACTTCAGTCGTTTCATAGATTCTACGCCCGTCACTGTCCATCCTCGATTACCATTGGAAACTGTCATggaattatttcaaaagatcgGACCTCGAGTAATTCTAATTGAATACCATGGGAAGCTAGAAGGTCTGGTAACTGTTAAAGACGTCCTAAAATACCAATTTAAAGTAGAAGCCAATGAAGGGTTTAGAGAAGAACGAGGTCCCGTCTTATCAAACAATGAGGAAAGACTATGGGGTGTAATGAGAAGTGTGGGGACTTGGGTGGGCAATAAAGTACATAGTGCTAGTGGTGGAAGAATTAGACTTGCTAGTGGAGAAAcgggaggaaggagagggagtCCGAGGTTTCCGCAAGATCATGGAAATGAACATGTAGTGGAAGGGGCGGAAGACgaatttgatgatggagTTGAGTTAGAAgatcgatag